AGCGAGCAAATTCGGCGCATTTCCTGTGACCGGCAACCGGCCGTGAAGCGGTTTGAGCTGGCACAAATCGAGCAGCACATTGCCGCCGCGCTGCAGCGTTGGAAAATCCTTACACTGACGCACCACTGGCTGGTTTCAATCAAGGAGCATTACGAACGCCATCGGCAACCGGAAGCTTTACGCGATGCTTCCGAATTCATGACGCAACTTACCGAGGGACGGTATCGACGCGTGTGGACCCGGTGGGGCGAAAATACGTTGCTGGTCGATGACGACGAAGACCGTACCCTGACCGTGGAAGTACTCAGCCAAGGAGCCCGTGAGCAACTATTTTTGAGCCTGCGGCTGGCGATTGTCGGTTTGTATGCCCGGCGTGGCGTGCAGTTGCCGATGGTGCTGGACGATGTGTTGGTGAATTTTGATACGCAACGGGCTGGCGCAGCGGTTCGGGTGCTGCGAGATTTTTCTCGGCGTGGGCATCAATTGCTCGTCTTCACGTGCCATGAACATTTGGCATCGCTGTTTAAGAGCTGCAAAATGGATGTCCGCCGCTTGCCCAGCAATCGCAGCTCGGGGCGTGACGAGCCTTACGTCGACGAAGCCAATCCGCCGCCGCGGCGCCACCGGCCGCGCCGGCAAAAAGAAGAAGCTGCTTCGCCGCCCGTCATGTCCATCACAAGCGTTGCCACGGCCCAAGCGATTGGCCCGGCAGTGTCAGTCGAAACCCAGTCCATAGCGCCCGCTGAAGTGTACCCGGTCGAAGTTGTTTTGCCGTTTCTGTCTCCCCAATTGGAGCCAGTTGCCCAGGAGCCAAGCGTACCTTTGCGTGTCGACATGCCGCAAAGCAGCGTGAGGTTGTCGCCCATTATGCGACGCTGGGCTGCCGAAGAATTCAGCGGAGAATTGGACGACCGCATTAACCCGCTGTGGCTGCTGGATGGCACGGCGCGGGAAGAGGCTGGCACTGCATCCGCCCGGCCCAGGTACCCGATTTCCGAGACAGAGGACCCCGCCTCACCGGCGGCCGGACGCACTCGTTCTGCTCGTTACTTTGCCGAAGAGCCAGCCTTCGGCTATCCCGACCGACCCCTGGGCGATGACGGCCTGGAAAGCTAGCTATCACCGGAAAAAGCCCGTCAAATTCGAAAACTCTGAGGTTGGTCCGAGGCGGCAAATTCGCTACCATTCCCGGCTTGCCAGGGTCAGTTATGGGGGGCGGACGCACTGTCCTCTCCATTCGCGAGATGGCAACAAAACAGCGTTCTGTTTGCGGTTCAAGGACCGAGCCGCCGAAGTTCACCATGGATGGTGATGCATGTCGCAGCAGTTTCCGCCCACTCCCGATCTAGACGGCGTAAGCGATCCGTCTCCGGATGTAGCCGTGGCGGTGCAACCTGATTCGTCTGCCCATGCGCCGCAGCAATCGTGGCTAACCGCCGGGCTGTTGGCCATCACGCGGCTGGTGCTGCGCTTTCCAAAGCCCACATTGGCGGTCGCCGTGGCCTTGGCCATCGTCTCGGTCATCTATTCCATCGGCCATTTGGGCTACAAAAGCAGCCGCCTCGATTTGCTGAATCCTAAAAGCGATTACAACCGTCTGTGGATTGAGTACGTCAATGAATTCGGCGACGAAGACGATGCCGTGATTGTCGTCGAAGGGGCCGGCCGCGAGCAGGTTGTGCCGGTCGTGGAAGAAATTTCCACCGCCCTGGAGCGCGAGAAGCGGCTGTTCCACGCAATTTTGGACGAGTGGGATCTGACCAAGGTTCGGCCGAAAGCTCTCCATCTGGTGCCGCCGGAACAATTGCAGGGCATTGATCGCTACGTTGAACAAAAGGCGTCCGTTGCCTGCGGCGATTGGTCCCAGTTGCAAGTGGGCAAGCTGCTTGGAAATTTAACACAGCAACTCCAAGCGGCATCTGCCGGCGTGGCTGGCATCGATTTGAAGATGACGATGTATCAAATCGATGCCACGCTCAGCGGTTTGGTTGCACAATTTCGGGGCGAGGCCTACCGTGCCGCCGCGCCACCCGACATGCCAATTGCCATGTCGATGTTGAGCCAGCTAGGCCCCAACTACCTGCTGGCCAAGGACGGCCAAATGGGGTTTGTGCTGTTGCGCTTGGTGGTCAACAAGGAAGAATTTGCACGCGGCAGCGAAGCCGTCGATGCGCTGCGGGAAATTATTGCTGAAATCAAAACGCGCCATCCGAACGTGCGAATCGGGCTGACCGGCTTGCCCGTCATGGAAAATGACGAAATGCGCGAAAGCCAATCGTCGATGCTGTGGGGTAGCCTGCTTTCGTTCGTGGGAGTGGTCATCATTGTCATCGCGGGATTCGGCGGCTTGCGGCATGCTCTGTTGGCCAATCTGGTGCTGCTGTTGGGCACCGCCTGGGCCTTTGGGTATGTAACGCTAACTGTTGGGCATTTGAACATTCTTAGCGTGACGTTTACGGCCACGCTGATCGGCATTGGCATCGATTATGGCGCCTATTATGTTTCGCGCTACATGCAATTGATGCGCGAAGGGCTGGCATGTGAAGAAGCCTTACTGGAAACGACTCGCGCCGCCGGTCCGGCCATTGTCACGGGAGCGTTGATCACTTCGATTGCATTTTTCTCCGCGGCACTAACCAGTTTTACCGGCGTGGCGGAACTGGGAATCATCGCCGGCGGAGGCTTGTTGTTGTGCGCGGTCGCGCAACTGTTTGTGCTGCCGCCGCTGATCAAGGTGGTCGATGGTTCCCAGTTAGGCCTGAAATTTCCTACGCCGGTGCCTGTTCACAAGTGGATCAATCCGCTGCTGCGTTTCCCTCGCCTGGTATT
This genomic interval from Pirellulales bacterium contains the following:
- a CDS encoding MMPL family transporter — protein: MSQQFPPTPDLDGVSDPSPDVAVAVQPDSSAHAPQQSWLTAGLLAITRLVLRFPKPTLAVAVALAIVSVIYSIGHLGYKSSRLDLLNPKSDYNRLWIEYVNEFGDEDDAVIVVEGAGREQVVPVVEEISTALEREKRLFHAILDEWDLTKVRPKALHLVPPEQLQGIDRYVEQKASVACGDWSQLQVGKLLGNLTQQLQAASAGVAGIDLKMTMYQIDATLSGLVAQFRGEAYRAAAPPDMPIAMSMLSQLGPNYLLAKDGQMGFVLLRLVVNKEEFARGSEAVDALREIIAEIKTRHPNVRIGLTGLPVMENDEMRESQSSMLWGSLLSFVGVVIIVIAGFGGLRHALLANLVLLLGTAWAFGYVTLTVGHLNILSVTFTATLIGIGIDYGAYYVSRYMQLMREGLACEEALLETTRAAGPAIVTGALITSIAFFSAALTSFTGVAELGIIAGGGLLLCAVAQLFVLPPLIKVVDGSQLGLKFPTPVPVHKWINPLLRFPRLVFCAGLLITATAGWGVQKLWYDHNLLDMQAKDLESVKLERRLLVECDKSAWYALSISDSREELLKREAKFKQLPSVDRTEEIARFLPDDEKCKQPIIIKMAQRLASLPERPPLIGLDSLDDLGAVLANLEEVMRRTPNAAECTRHLEWLRDSMRRLSTSDCYARLSQFQQQMAGDLLTSLYFMRSMANPEPPQLSDLSPSLVSRFVGQNGKYLLKIYGRGDIWNIENLTPFVQQVRSVDPKVTGNPLQAFEASQEMETSYQKAAGYSLIVIFVLLFIDFRNLLHVFLAALPLAMGMVITFGLMGYLNQPLNPANLIALPLLLGMGVDYGVYVVHEFLEQQGRYRMSSATAVGLLVDSLATIIGYAGLLIASHQGLQSLGRSLTIGVAVCTLTSMILLPALLSWMTRKRPLVPWVGSAVVSYDHDQPETDPIEDNTPSLQRAA